From one Tetragenococcus osmophilus genomic stretch:
- a CDS encoding acyl-CoA thioesterase, translated as MEEFQYCRESKVIQNHRIFPSDLNPFGALFGGKLMTIIDDASSISITRHCRRGAVTASIDQMNFLKPLQSNHSVCVESYVSGTHHKSMEAFVKVIGEDLVTGQRYLAATCFTTFVAIPSHMNEEKEFTVPKVIPQTEEEKLVCEGYEKRREKRLVEQSEYKDFVAKLSTELPW; from the coding sequence ATGGAAGAGTTTCAGTATTGTCGAGAATCAAAGGTTATTCAAAATCATCGGATTTTCCCTTCTGATTTGAATCCTTTTGGAGCTTTATTTGGAGGGAAATTGATGACAATTATTGATGATGCCTCATCAATTTCAATCACTAGGCATTGTAGAAGAGGTGCTGTGACTGCTTCTATTGATCAGATGAATTTTTTAAAACCACTGCAAAGTAATCACTCAGTGTGTGTAGAGTCTTACGTATCAGGTACACATCATAAATCCATGGAAGCTTTTGTCAAAGTTATTGGCGAAGATCTTGTCACAGGGCAACGTTATCTAGCAGCAACTTGTTTCACTACTTTTGTAGCCATTCCTTCCCATATGAATGAGGAAAAAGAGTTCACTGTGCCCAAGGTAATTCCCCAAACAGAAGAAGAAAAATTAGTTTGTGAGGGTTATGAAAAAAGAAGAGAAAAAAGACTCGTTGAACAATCTGAATATAAAGATTTTGTAGCTAAACTTTCAACGGAATTGCCTTGGTAA
- a CDS encoding alpha/beta hydrolase gives MDIKNVVLNEANDSSLTIYQSNTNVALPGIVIIAGGSYKKLQERDTERVALKFATQAFQAFVVNYPVENQKSYTAAKEAITQAFSYIVDHASQFQVDPSKLGIIGFSAGGQLAAAYSNQPDTLAQFTFLGYPVITPTLDEKMGVTSEDVSQLVSSATPPTFIWGAIDDQVTPFLDHIHVYAQALAKNNVSFEMHEFATGGHGMALANKWTSVVNKERMDEHMSRWFPLGIEWLQKMNEEN, from the coding sequence ATGGATATCAAAAATGTTGTACTTAATGAAGCGAACGATTCGTCATTAACAATTTATCAAAGTAATACCAACGTAGCTCTTCCTGGCATTGTTATTATCGCAGGAGGAAGTTACAAAAAACTGCAAGAACGAGACACAGAAAGAGTGGCCTTAAAGTTTGCTACGCAAGCTTTCCAAGCTTTTGTCGTCAATTATCCTGTGGAAAATCAAAAAAGTTATACTGCAGCTAAAGAAGCAATAACACAAGCTTTTTCTTATATTGTAGATCACGCAAGCCAGTTCCAAGTAGATCCTAGCAAACTAGGAATTATCGGTTTCTCAGCCGGAGGACAATTAGCCGCAGCCTATTCCAATCAACCGGATACATTAGCACAATTTACTTTTCTAGGTTATCCGGTCATTACACCGACTTTAGATGAAAAAATGGGCGTAACTAGCGAAGATGTTTCACAACTTGTATCATCAGCTACACCACCAACCTTTATCTGGGGAGCTATTGATGACCAAGTGACGCCATTTTTAGACCATATTCATGTATATGCTCAAGCGCTAGCGAAAAATAATGTTTCATTTGAAATGCATGAATTTGCTACAGGAGGTCATGGGATGGCTTTAGCTAACAAGTGGACAAGTGTGGTCAATAAAGAACGAATGGACGAACATATGTCACGCTGGTTTCCTTTAGGAATCGAATGGTTACAAAAAATGAATGAGGAGAACTAG
- a CDS encoding YeiH family protein — translation MAFIKKNYQGILLSFLLALVANFLGDKFTIIGGPVFGILLGMVIALFPRSGGFEPGIQFTSKKILQFAIVLLGFGMNLFQIFAVGKQSLLIIIATISIALIVAYFVSQWMKIPGNVSILVGVGSAICGGSAIAATAPVIDAKDEDIAKSISVIFLFNVLAAFLFPIFGDFLGLDDIGFGMWAGTAINDTSSVVAAGQTWAASRASDVALNYATIVKLTRTLAIIPITLILAFYRSRKSSQVSVKLSQTFPWFILFFLLAAIVSTVFQLNTEITASLTALSKFFITMAMTAIGLNTNIVRLIKSGGKPILLGFCCWVSIMLVSLLMQQVLGIW, via the coding sequence ATGGCTTTTATTAAGAAAAATTATCAAGGGATCCTTTTATCTTTTTTGCTTGCTCTTGTGGCCAATTTTTTAGGGGATAAATTTACTATTATTGGCGGACCAGTTTTTGGTATTTTACTAGGGATGGTTATTGCGTTATTTCCTAGAAGTGGTGGGTTTGAGCCTGGAATTCAGTTCACCTCAAAAAAGATCTTGCAATTTGCTATTGTGTTACTAGGGTTTGGAATGAACCTTTTTCAAATTTTTGCGGTAGGTAAACAGTCGCTACTGATTATTATTGCTACGATCAGTATCGCACTTATTGTGGCGTATTTTGTAAGTCAATGGATGAAAATTCCAGGAAATGTCTCTATCTTGGTGGGCGTAGGATCTGCAATTTGCGGTGGTTCAGCTATCGCAGCTACAGCACCGGTAATTGATGCTAAAGACGAAGATATTGCAAAATCCATTTCGGTGATTTTTTTATTTAATGTCTTAGCAGCCTTTTTATTCCCGATATTTGGTGATTTCTTAGGGTTAGATGATATCGGTTTTGGCATGTGGGCAGGCACAGCGATTAACGATACATCTTCTGTAGTTGCTGCCGGGCAAACCTGGGCCGCTAGTCGTGCCAGTGATGTCGCTTTAAACTATGCAACGATTGTAAAATTAACGCGTACGCTTGCGATTATTCCTATTACCTTGATATTAGCCTTTTATCGTTCGCGAAAAAGTAGCCAAGTCTCAGTTAAATTATCGCAAACCTTTCCTTGGTTTATCTTATTTTTCTTATTAGCAGCCATTGTAAGTACTGTTTTTCAGTTAAATACCGAAATAACTGCTAGTTTAACAGCCTTAAGTAAATTCTTTATAACAATGGCGATGACAGCCATCGGTCTAAACACCAATATTGTTCGTCTGATTAAATCTGGTGGCAAACCTATTTTGTTAGGTTTTTGTTGCTGGGTAAGTATTATGTTGGTTAGTCTTTTGATGCAACAAGTATTAGGCATTTGGTAA
- a CDS encoding alpha-glucoside-specific PTS transporter subunit IIBC, which produces MIAPVLLFAFNSIVLAFAIVFQDPEIMGGLATEGTFWTDLWSVIEAGGWVVFDHMELLFVIGLPIGLAKKANARASLEAFIIYMTWNAFINAILQVWNFGVDLNDTEALGVKAIGGIETLDTNIIGALLISGMVIWLHNKFYDAALPEWIGIFSGSAFVVIIGFIVTLPLAFLTAWLWPMLQGYMFQLQDLIAGSGTAGVGAFVFLERILIPTGLHHFIAQPFKYGPAVVDGGLTNFWFENLADISSYNGTLRDLVPQAGFGLNSMPKVFAPIGIGAAFIATAKPEQRKQTIALVIPTAVTAVLTGITEPFEFTFLFLAPQLYVVYCLLAVAMAMTVYALGVSLVLGGGLISFFPRFIIPLSTNHMNAIVIFFIVGLAFSALYFLVFRWSILKFNIKTPGRDDTGEVKLHTKKDYKNKKAAEAGDEQNSVTSGASPVRQSNNPNAKKATHFLEGLGGSENITDINNCATRLRVSVADENKILDDAFFKSGGAHGLVRNGTAVQVIVGLDVPKVREFFDEIVEDES; this is translated from the coding sequence ATGATTGCCCCAGTTTTGCTGTTTGCTTTTAATAGTATAGTGTTAGCATTTGCTATTGTGTTCCAGGACCCAGAAATTATGGGTGGACTGGCAACAGAAGGGACTTTTTGGACTGATCTTTGGTCAGTTATTGAGGCCGGTGGTTGGGTTGTTTTTGACCATATGGAATTATTATTTGTTATAGGCTTACCGATAGGTTTGGCCAAAAAAGCAAATGCCCGGGCATCTTTAGAGGCATTTATCATTTATATGACTTGGAATGCTTTCATTAACGCGATATTACAAGTCTGGAACTTCGGTGTAGATCTTAATGATACTGAGGCGCTTGGCGTAAAAGCTATTGGTGGTATTGAGACTTTAGATACTAACATTATTGGAGCTCTTTTAATTTCAGGTATGGTTATTTGGCTACATAATAAATTTTATGATGCGGCGCTTCCTGAATGGATTGGTATTTTTTCAGGGTCTGCGTTTGTGGTTATTATTGGCTTTATAGTTACATTACCTTTGGCGTTTTTAACCGCTTGGCTTTGGCCAATGTTGCAGGGCTATATGTTCCAACTACAAGATTTAATTGCTGGCAGTGGGACAGCTGGCGTAGGGGCCTTTGTTTTCTTAGAAAGAATATTGATTCCAACAGGTCTTCATCATTTTATTGCACAACCGTTTAAATACGGTCCTGCTGTTGTTGATGGCGGATTAACCAATTTTTGGTTTGAAAATTTAGCTGATATTTCATCTTATAACGGTACTTTAAGAGATTTAGTTCCACAAGCTGGTTTTGGTTTAAATAGTATGCCTAAAGTATTTGCCCCGATTGGAATTGGTGCAGCATTTATTGCGACGGCTAAACCTGAACAAAGAAAACAAACAATTGCTTTAGTTATTCCAACCGCAGTTACTGCTGTTTTAACTGGGATAACAGAGCCGTTTGAATTTACTTTCTTATTCTTGGCTCCACAGCTGTATGTTGTATATTGTTTACTTGCTGTAGCAATGGCTATGACAGTTTATGCTCTTGGCGTTTCGCTTGTTCTAGGAGGAGGGTTAATATCATTTTTCCCAAGGTTTATTATACCTTTATCAACGAACCACATGAACGCTATTGTTATTTTCTTCATCGTCGGCTTAGCATTTTCGGCATTATATTTCCTTGTATTCCGATGGTCAATATTAAAATTTAATATCAAAACTCCTGGGCGAGATGATACCGGAGAAGTAAAATTGCATACTAAAAAGGATTATAAAAATAAAAAAGCCGCAGAAGCAGGTGATGAACAAAATTCAGTTACTAGTGGCGCTTCTCCAGTAAGACAAAGTAACAACCCCAACGCTAAAAAAGCGACCCACTTTTTAGAAGGTTTAGGAGGTTCAGAAAATATAACAGATATTAATAATTGTGCAACTAGGCTTCGCGTGTCAGTCGCTGACGAAAATAAAATTTTGGATGACGCATTTTTCAAAAGCGGTGGAGCACACGGACTTGTTCGTAATGGAACAGCTGTTCAAGTTATTGTAGGATTAGATGTGCCGAAAGTAAGAGAGTTCTTTGACGAGATCGTTGAAGACGAAAGCTAA
- a CDS encoding dihydrolipoyl dehydrogenase family protein codes for MVEKYDTVVIGAGPAGTAAASSLKAQGQKVAIVEEDLWGGTCPNRGCDPKKILYTAVEAKEQADLLAGQGLNTQSSIEWPDLMANKRNYTKQISPGTHESLKNNGIETITGHAQFVDQHTLEIGQQTIEAQNVIIATGLRPRILDIKGKEFLQTSNEFLDLDEMPESITILGGGYVAFELAGIASSAGAKVTLIHHNNRPLKAFPEKLVQTLCDQLSENGVEIILDQEITEIQKDSASYRVIGNDFDKKTDIVFAAVGRIANVDQLGLDQIGVEYSSKGVKVNEHLQSDVSHFYAVGDSAASPVPKLTPVAGFEANYVVDQILGDHKEIGYPLVPTIIFSLPKLSQVGVTAQQAEEDTDRYQVRTVNVEEWITYKRQHEKQPLVQLVIDQKQDQVVGAACLSMEADEMINYLRLLIKHEYSANEVSQTLFNYPTIASDIQYLY; via the coding sequence ATGGTAGAGAAATATGATACTGTTGTGATTGGTGCTGGGCCAGCAGGAACAGCTGCTGCTTCTTCTTTAAAAGCCCAAGGACAAAAAGTAGCGATTGTAGAGGAAGATTTATGGGGAGGTACTTGTCCTAACCGTGGTTGTGATCCGAAAAAGATTTTATATACAGCAGTAGAAGCAAAAGAACAGGCTGATCTTTTAGCAGGACAAGGATTAAATACACAAAGTTCAATCGAATGGCCCGATTTAATGGCGAATAAGCGAAATTATACAAAACAAATAAGCCCAGGGACTCATGAGAGTTTAAAAAATAATGGCATTGAAACAATTACTGGTCATGCGCAATTTGTCGATCAACACACTTTAGAAATTGGACAACAAACAATTGAAGCTCAAAATGTCATTATTGCTACTGGTTTACGACCACGAATTCTAGATATTAAAGGGAAAGAATTTTTGCAAACGAGTAATGAATTCTTAGATTTAGATGAAATGCCAGAAAGTATTACGATATTAGGAGGGGGTTATGTTGCTTTTGAACTTGCCGGAATCGCATCTTCTGCAGGAGCAAAAGTGACATTGATTCATCATAATAATCGACCATTGAAGGCTTTTCCAGAAAAATTAGTACAGACCCTTTGCGATCAATTATCCGAAAATGGTGTAGAGATCATCTTGGATCAAGAAATCACAGAAATTCAAAAGGACAGTGCAAGCTATCGAGTAATAGGTAATGATTTTGATAAGAAAACAGATATAGTTTTTGCCGCCGTGGGAAGAATTGCTAATGTTGATCAATTAGGATTAGACCAAATCGGCGTTGAATATTCAAGTAAAGGCGTTAAAGTAAATGAACACTTACAGTCAGATGTGTCACATTTTTACGCCGTTGGGGATTCAGCAGCTTCTCCTGTGCCTAAGTTAACGCCAGTTGCAGGTTTTGAAGCAAACTATGTAGTCGATCAAATTTTAGGTGATCACAAAGAGATTGGTTACCCGTTAGTTCCGACAATCATTTTTTCTTTACCAAAGTTGTCGCAAGTAGGCGTCACTGCGCAACAAGCAGAAGAAGATACCGATAGATATCAAGTGAGAACTGTCAATGTAGAAGAATGGATCACTTATAAAAGACAACATGAAAAACAACCTCTAGTACAATTAGTCATCGATCAAAAGCAAGATCAGGTGGTGGGTGCTGCTTGTTTGAGTATGGAAGCTGATGAAATGATTAATTACTTGAGATTACTGATTAAGCATGAATATTCTGCAAATGAAGTTAGTCAGACGCTCTTTAATTATCCAACGATAGCAAGTGATATTCAGTATTTGTATTGA
- a CDS encoding metallophosphoesterase family protein yields the protein MKILLLSDIHSNAVSLRKILESEKDADKVLCAGDHVDYGLYPKEVLEMVKDYNITSVRGNHDDHMIKTWEQIEQGVEQDEFKWIHHNADILNKEDIDYLKALPKTISFDLGNTGYVLQHQWKENSYETIQSEYHFDQFWDEHYAGALQGDFEKRIIFGHTHRQGIHYVANGKLWLNPGSISYRRPDDPTKDAHYMILEDGNIVFKQVPYEKAELMNEVNKWQGIIKQKDMDVALFFFGEDES from the coding sequence ATGAAAATACTTTTGCTATCAGATATTCATAGCAACGCTGTATCTTTACGCAAAATTTTGGAAAGTGAAAAAGATGCAGATAAGGTCCTGTGTGCAGGAGATCATGTGGATTATGGACTTTATCCTAAAGAAGTACTAGAAATGGTTAAAGATTATAATATTACAAGCGTTAGAGGAAACCACGACGATCATATGATCAAAACTTGGGAGCAAATAGAACAAGGTGTGGAACAGGACGAATTTAAATGGATTCATCATAACGCGGATATTTTAAATAAAGAAGATATTGATTATTTAAAAGCACTGCCTAAAACAATTTCATTTGATTTAGGCAATACAGGGTATGTACTTCAACACCAGTGGAAAGAAAACTCATATGAAACTATTCAGAGTGAGTATCATTTTGATCAGTTTTGGGATGAACACTATGCTGGCGCCTTACAAGGTGATTTTGAGAAAAGAATTATTTTTGGTCACACTCATAGACAAGGAATACATTATGTAGCTAATGGTAAATTGTGGTTGAATCCAGGGAGTATCTCTTATAGAAGACCAGACGATCCTACTAAAGATGCTCATTACATGATATTAGAAGATGGAAATATTGTATTTAAACAAGTGCCTTACGAGAAGGCTGAATTAATGAATGAAGTGAACAAATGGCAAGGAATAATTAAACAAAAAGATATGGATGTCGCTTTGTTCTTCTTTGGTGAAGATGAGAGTTAG
- a CDS encoding lipoyl protein ligase domain-containing protein yields MYLFDQKRNGKEVRDPRYNYAIASFLANELQLDESIMRFYINQPAVIIGKHQNAFAEVNLNYLEKEQIYLVRRSSGGGSVYHDQGTLIYGFIGDNDHDSYQDFSRFTQPIVRALQRLGVKEAQFGGRNGSGEKMDNFQKLTKNALDELSQVFAKMNEEDVRLLLDSIEKTERIFLLGAGREGLSTREFAMRLMHLGKEAHWLWDDTTPEVRPGDLFICACGSADVSHENVICNNAKQAGANLLLITPSSEGYLLSIADIVIKVPSMAYKAVYHSEDDYVATNQTMGNQFEQALLIFFDVIVMMLKDELGLTNEDMEARHRNVE; encoded by the coding sequence ATGTATTTATTTGACCAAAAACGTAATGGAAAAGAAGTACGTGATCCAAGATATAATTATGCTATTGCTAGTTTTTTAGCCAATGAATTACAACTAGACGAATCAATTATGCGTTTTTATATCAACCAACCAGCTGTCATTATCGGCAAACATCAAAACGCCTTTGCTGAAGTTAATTTGAACTACCTGGAAAAAGAACAAATTTATTTGGTTCGTCGTTCTTCAGGTGGAGGTTCAGTCTACCATGATCAAGGGACATTGATTTATGGTTTTATAGGAGATAATGATCATGATTCTTACCAAGATTTTTCTCGTTTTACTCAGCCTATCGTACGGGCGCTGCAGCGCTTAGGTGTTAAAGAGGCGCAGTTTGGAGGACGCAATGGGAGCGGAGAAAAAATGGATAATTTTCAAAAACTAACAAAAAATGCTTTAGATGAATTATCGCAAGTCTTTGCCAAAATGAATGAAGAAGACGTAAGACTACTTCTAGATAGTATCGAAAAAACGGAACGGATCTTTCTTTTAGGGGCAGGACGAGAAGGGCTTTCCACACGAGAGTTTGCGATGCGTCTTATGCATTTAGGTAAGGAAGCGCATTGGTTATGGGATGATACAACGCCAGAAGTTAGACCAGGTGATCTATTTATTTGTGCCTGCGGAAGTGCAGACGTCTCTCATGAAAATGTGATTTGTAATAATGCCAAACAAGCAGGAGCTAATTTATTGCTCATTACTCCTTCATCAGAAGGATATCTCCTTTCAATTGCTGATATTGTGATTAAAGTTCCTTCTATGGCTTATAAGGCAGTTTACCATTCAGAAGATGATTATGTAGCTACTAATCAAACAATGGGAAACCAGTTTGAACAAGCATTACTTATATTTTTTGATGTGATTGTTATGATGCTAAAAGATGAATTGGGTTTAACAAACGAAGATATGGAAGCACGACATCGAAATGTAGAATAA
- a CDS encoding substrate-binding periplasmic protein, translated as MKKGRLLGKLTALAAVSLVFLTACQNQGASEEDLAATDSSADQETEVLRFGITGGYPPINYHDEDTEELVGYEVDMAKELVKDLDGDVEAEFVEMSFGSILESLNSDRINVAMHSLSETPERAEQYDFTVPYFDKVWGIIVAEDSDIQTLDDLDGKRAAQSVSTSSGQEAEELGGELVPIDDVDEAVKLITEDRADFYLGSDVGQQDYLDKQPEPLPVRVLDETVQDVPASLVVPKGSDELREALNESIIENTEDGTLAEIYDEYLDMDKSIEDFDEDE; from the coding sequence ATGAAAAAAGGACGTTTATTAGGAAAATTGACGGCATTAGCGGCTGTATCATTGGTATTTTTAACTGCTTGCCAAAATCAAGGAGCTTCAGAAGAAGATTTAGCGGCTACTGATTCTTCCGCAGATCAAGAGACTGAAGTGCTTCGATTTGGGATTACGGGCGGCTATCCACCAATTAATTATCATGATGAAGATACCGAGGAGTTAGTTGGTTATGAGGTCGATATGGCCAAAGAACTTGTCAAAGACTTAGATGGTGATGTGGAAGCAGAGTTTGTGGAAATGTCTTTTGGTTCCATTTTGGAGAGTTTAAATAGCGATCGTATTAATGTAGCGATGCATAGCTTGAGTGAAACACCAGAACGGGCAGAACAGTATGATTTCACCGTCCCTTATTTTGACAAAGTATGGGGGATTATTGTGGCTGAAGATAGCGACATTCAAACCTTAGATGATCTAGACGGCAAGCGGGCGGCCCAAAGTGTGTCGACTTCATCTGGACAAGAGGCAGAAGAACTTGGCGGAGAACTTGTCCCAATTGACGATGTGGACGAAGCGGTTAAATTGATTACAGAAGATCGTGCGGATTTTTATCTAGGTAGCGATGTCGGCCAACAAGACTATTTAGATAAACAACCGGAACCATTACCTGTTCGTGTGTTAGATGAAACCGTGCAAGATGTACCTGCTTCTTTGGTTGTGCCAAAAGGCTCAGATGAGTTAAGAGAGGCTTTAAATGAATCAATTATCGAAAATACAGAAGATGGAACTTTAGCTGAAATTTATGACGAATATTTAGATATGGATAAATCCATCGAAGATTTTGATGAAGACGAATAA
- a CDS encoding acetyl-CoA carboxylase carboxyl transferase subunit alpha, which translates to MEKSAHEIVQLARDQKRLTSLDYIERIFENFQEFHGDRYYADDGAVVGGIALLDDKPVTVIGIQKGKNLPENLKRNFGSPQPEGYRKALRLMKQAEKFNRPVVTFINTSGAYSGVSAEERGEGEAIAKNLYEMADLNVPVISIIIGEGGSGGALALAVADEVWMLEHSIYAVLPPESFASILWKDSSRAEEAADLMKITAQELKELDVIEQVIPETFRGEPLSEEAILRRVKADLTWKLKDLAKTDPAELIAKRYERFRKF; encoded by the coding sequence ATGGAAAAATCTGCTCATGAGATCGTTCAACTAGCTCGTGATCAAAAACGCCTCACTTCTTTGGATTATATCGAACGAATCTTTGAAAACTTTCAAGAATTTCACGGGGATCGTTATTACGCAGATGATGGAGCCGTTGTTGGCGGTATTGCTTTATTAGACGATAAGCCAGTGACAGTCATAGGCATCCAAAAAGGAAAAAATCTGCCAGAAAATTTAAAGCGTAATTTCGGTTCACCTCAGCCCGAAGGATATCGCAAGGCCTTACGTCTAATGAAACAGGCAGAAAAATTTAATCGGCCTGTTGTGACTTTTATTAATACTTCTGGCGCATATTCTGGTGTTAGCGCAGAAGAACGCGGCGAAGGGGAAGCCATCGCCAAAAATTTATACGAAATGGCAGATTTAAATGTCCCTGTAATTTCGATTATTATTGGTGAAGGTGGAAGTGGTGGCGCCTTAGCCTTAGCTGTAGCTGATGAGGTTTGGATGCTAGAGCACTCGATTTATGCTGTATTGCCTCCTGAAAGTTTTGCTTCGATTCTGTGGAAAGATAGCAGTCGAGCAGAAGAGGCTGCGGATTTAATGAAAATTACTGCTCAAGAACTAAAAGAGCTGGACGTGATTGAACAGGTAATTCCTGAAACTTTTCGTGGCGAACCTCTCTCAGAAGAAGCGATTTTGCGGCGTGTTAAAGCTGATTTAACTTGGAAATTGAAAGATCTCGCTAAAACAGACCCCGCAGAATTGATCGCAAAGCGTTATGAACGATTTCGTAAATTTTAG
- the relB gene encoding type II toxin-antitoxin system RelB family antitoxin: MVVTSLRFKDEQYQEIKELAEFEGVSVTTFMRQTILDRLQDEKSYYEAVQSLEESNGESVSSDEIKRRLGMARQQIIGKVDKEFGL, from the coding sequence ATGGTTGTAACTTCATTACGTTTTAAAGATGAACAATATCAAGAAATTAAAGAGTTAGCTGAATTTGAAGGAGTTTCTGTAACAACTTTTATGCGGCAAACAATTTTGGACCGGTTGCAAGACGAGAAGAGTTATTATGAAGCAGTCCAAAGTTTAGAAGAAAGTAATGGCGAAAGTGTATCTAGTGATGAAATTAAACGCCGATTGGGAATGGCACGACAACAGATAATTGGAAAAGTAGATAAGGAATTTGGTTTATAG
- a CDS encoding LacI family DNA-binding transcriptional regulator, whose product MAIKLTDVAKKAGVSSTTVSRVINNYGSLSQKTINKVHVAMEELNYQPNSLARSLQGKNTQLIGLIFPKIAHPFFGELVEQLETKLFERGYKSILCDSSQNKEKERNYLKMLAANQVDGIVAGSHNLGIEEYEMVELPIISFDRYLADNISIVGSDNYQGGYIATETLYKNGGRKIGIIAGSNVSDSPTNDRLNGHLAFLKEVGLEPNIFYFAPFENSLALKKMKIKQILLNQNIDSLFCTDDLTATLVINICRELNIDIPSQLKVIGYDGTQFMQNYFPDLATIVQPIQEASDLLVDLLIQRITQPEIPLEKTYKLPIKVLTGRTV is encoded by the coding sequence TTGGCAATTAAACTTACAGATGTAGCTAAAAAAGCTGGCGTTTCTTCGACGACAGTTTCACGAGTGATTAATAATTATGGTTCACTTAGCCAAAAAACAATTAATAAAGTCCACGTTGCAATGGAAGAACTTAATTATCAACCCAACTCCCTTGCCCGTTCTCTACAGGGGAAAAATACACAATTAATCGGACTTATTTTTCCAAAAATCGCTCACCCTTTTTTTGGTGAACTTGTAGAACAGCTAGAGACCAAGCTTTTCGAACGTGGCTATAAATCTATTCTTTGTGATAGTTCCCAAAACAAAGAAAAAGAACGCAACTATTTAAAGATGTTAGCCGCAAACCAAGTAGATGGGATTGTTGCTGGATCACACAATTTAGGAATTGAAGAATATGAAATGGTTGAACTACCTATTATTTCATTTGATCGTTATTTAGCTGATAATATCTCTATTGTAGGTAGTGATAACTATCAAGGTGGATACATCGCAACAGAGACGCTTTACAAAAATGGAGGAAGAAAAATTGGCATTATTGCAGGTAGTAATGTTTCAGATTCGCCCACTAATGACCGCTTAAATGGCCATTTAGCATTTTTAAAAGAGGTTGGGCTGGAACCTAATATTTTTTATTTTGCTCCATTTGAAAATTCATTAGCGTTAAAAAAAATGAAAATTAAACAAATTTTGCTAAATCAAAATATCGATAGTTTATTCTGCACAGACGATTTAACTGCTACCCTAGTCATTAATATTTGTCGTGAGTTAAATATTGATATACCTTCGCAATTAAAAGTTATTGGCTATGACGGCACTCAATTTATGCAAAATTATTTTCCAGATTTAGCAACGATCGTTCAACCTATTCAAGAGGCTAGTGACCTTCTAGTTGATTTATTAATACAACGAATCACTCAACCGGAAATTCCTTTAGAGAAAACATATAAGTTACCTATTAAAGTTTTAACTGGAAGAACAGTTTAG